The genomic region TTTAGGCAATCAGAATATCCTGCCTACAGATTTATGTAGAGCTCGGTCTCCCACATGGCTCAAAAGACCGCTAAGCAGCTGAACTTATGATTTGTAGTAGCTGTACTTCCAGTTGACCTGTAGGTTGAGCTCAGTTGTTCCGAGTTGTGGAAAAAGAGCTGGGCCTATTTAAAAAGCTTAGAGAATCTTAAAAAGGTGGCTCTTCaggggctctttagtaaagacaattgCATGGTGAGATggctctttagattgatggggaatgtgctgcATAGAGGTCTATAAActttttctttgaaaatggcaccaaaatggttctgctgttaCAATGTCCAAGCTTGTAAGAGCAGAAGAATCTGTGTAGAACTATATTATAGCACATTCaccttcagtctgaagagcaATTCCTCAATGAGGCAACATTTCACTGCTATaggaaaatgtgatttttactgttaactaattaaacaaaacatcagATGAAGCAAAGGCCCCATTGTAGCACAACTGCTCGTTCCAAATGTCTTTTGCCAGTCATGTGTATTTACGTGTCTCTCTTTGCCTTCAGATGGCCAAGGCAGGTTTCGTGCACTGTCCCAGTGAGAATGAGCCTGATGTGGTATGCTGTTTCTACTGCCTCAAAGAGCTTGAGGGCTGGGAGCCTCAAGATGTTCCTTGGTAGGCTTCTTGTCACTTTCATTAACAGatactgtttacatgcacactaatgGTTCAGTACAAATTAGCCATACCTGCTGGTCTAACAAAGCTGTGTGTATATAACCAGCATGGTTTGATTTATCATGTTCTGACCAAGGTCTTTGACCTAAGCTTGGGGAAATAAAATGGGAGACCCAGGTCCATGTGAAGACTATTTGAGAGATTTCAGCATGTAAACACTTAGATTCCTGctctaatgcaaaaaaaaaaaccaaaatcaTGTAGTCTGTCTGCACTGCAGTTTCATGGTTTACCTGCAACTCTCACGTCACTAGTTAATCAAGTCTGACTtgaactacactgctcaaaaaaataaagggaacatttaaacacaatataactccaagtaaatcaaacttctgtgaaatcaaactgtccacttaggaagcaacactgacaatcagtttcacagctgttgtgcaaatggaacagacaacaggtggaaattattggcaaatagcaagacacactcagtaaaggagtggttctacaggtggggaccacagaccacttctcagtgcctatgctttctggctgatgttttggtcacttttgaatggtggtggtgctttcacactcgtggtagcatgagacggactctacaacccacacaagtggctcaggtagtgcagctccaggatggcacatcaatgcgagctgtggcaagaaggtttgctgtgtctgtcagcgtagtgtccagaggctggaggtgctaccaggagacatggaggaggcagtaggagggcaacaacccagcagctacctctgcctttgtgcaaggaggaacaggaggagcactgccagagccctgcaaaatgacctccaacaggccacaaatgtgcatgtctgcacaaacagttagaaaccgactccatgagaatggtatgagggcccgacgtccacagatgggggttttgctcacagcccaacaccgtgcagaacgcttggcatttgccagagaacaccaggattggctaattcaccactggcgccctgtgtcttcacagatgaaagcaggttcacactgagcacatgtgacagagtccggagacgccgtggagagcgatctgctgcctgcaacatccttcagcatgaccggtttggcagtgggtcagtaacggtgtggggtggcatttctttggagggccgcacagccctccatgtgctcgccagaggtagcctgactgccattaggtaccgagatgagatcctcagaccccttgtgagacaatatgctggtgcggttggccctgggttcctcctaatgcagaacaatgctagacctcatgcggctggagtgtgtcagcagttcctgcaagatgaaggcattgaagctgtggactggcccgcccgttccccagacctgaatccgattgagcacatctgggacatcatgtcttgctccatccaccaacgccacgttgcaccacagactgtccaggagttggcgaaTGCTTTAGTCcaagtctgggaggagatccctcaggagaccatccgccacctcatcaggagcatgcccaggcgttgtagggaggtcatacaggcacgtggaggccacacacaatactgagcctcattttgacttgttttaaggacatcacatcaaagttggatcagcctgtagtgtgtttctACTTTGTGTGACTctaaatccaggcctccattggttaataaatttgatttccattgatgatttgtgattttgttgtcagcacattcaactttgtacagaacaaaatattcaatgagtatttaattcattcagatctaggatgtgttgaGTGTtcccattatttttttttgagcagtgtatattggATCTGTTAAGGCAGGGAAACGCAAAGCTGCAGTGCAGGTGGTGAACTACAGGTCTGGAGGTGGGAAAGTGCATTAGAAGGGGTGTACATGGTGTCACCTTGTCTACCTTTTgttctttcactctgtctgaATTTAAAAGGTCTGAGCACGCCAAGCGCTCACCAGACTGTGCGTTCCTTCAGATGAAATCTTGGGATGAGCTTGCAGCTATCGAGTTTTTCCATCTGGAGCATGGGCGCATCCGCAACTACATAGTAAGTAGGAGTGTGCTGTTTTAagaagtatgtatgtatgtataccaCACATCGATGCCAGGAACAGTTTAGGATCCTTTATTGTTCAGtttgcatttaaaactaatGCAAAGACACCTGTGAACTTGTTCTTTAACTTTCTAATGCCAATTCTTTTTCTTCCCAGAGGAAAATGGTACACATGAAGATTGCACATTTCCGTGATGAAGTGGAAAATATCAGCAAAAATCTGCGAGTTATTTTTGAAATTGCAActtgatttctttttaaatgtattgcttTTGTGCTTGATCTTCAATCATTAACTTAAATAAATTGCTTTTACACCCTTTTATAGCACCATTTTCATTTAATGCAAAGAAATGGTTGCCTTGCTTGTACAGTTATCAGTTCACCACAA from Pygocentrus nattereri isolate fPygNat1 chromosome 9, fPygNat1.pri, whole genome shotgun sequence harbors:
- the birc5b gene encoding baculoviral IAP repeat-containing protein 5b, which translates into the protein MSHAEILSCRFLCFDQMYSFEKRLQTFSDWPFREDCQCTPELMAKAGFVHCPSENEPDVVCCFYCLKELEGWEPQDVPWSEHAKRSPDCAFLQMKSWDELAAIEFFHLEHGRIRNYIRKMVHMKIAHFRDEVENISKNLRVIFEIAT